tttatgttatcgaggtttgCGTAATGTATTTCAGGTAAGATAAATAGTAATAgcaaagttttcttcgtctcagacattgtgattcctcaagatagatatctaaaaactgatcttaattgatcttttgaagattgttcttaagaggtggttaagaatctagactGCTCTTTGGGAGTCTTAacttccggatttgtgaggtttactAGATTTGTCTATTGCAGACAGAtatcctcaccttgatcttttatCTAAACGGAAACCAAATATGCTTATCTATTAGAGGTAGATTGGTATAAAAATTCTTCACTTTAGCTGAAGCAAcacttaggctgtaaaggacatcatctaagggaatcaattgcgtagagccatgcgaggttcaagagacgtaaggagcgtgattgtaactgaatcacttggagggtggattcggtctcagctacattccagtttgaagtcTGGTATTATGCTAgtttctgtagtggcttaatacaatttggtgttcaaatctggacgaggtcccaaagtatttctgcagttgcggtttcctcgttaacaaaacttctagtgtcttgtgtttttccttttccgcattatattgtttatctttataattggatttatgcAAGTTGTACACTTTTAAtattagtagatacgtccatctaattgtaatcgattacgagactcgtttcttgtagaattcgtatcttgaaagatatacaACAAGTTTAACTACTTGGTataattccgattggattatttggatacgactaaattgatcttggatattcatTTTtgaaatcgtccaagtactcttcttaacaatcacgTTCACAGACTCTTTGTATATGTACATATTGATTGAGAAGAGGTTGaggtagagatattaactctatatacatattgtcaaggatcatttagTTGGtccacttgcaattgtattaggttttgtccatacatgtttcctaataaaaaagttggtggtgtacttggtacccctgcgTTTTGAGAGGTGATGcatctttttttttcaataaCACATCATACGGGCCACACTATTTCCTCATGGTGAAATTCGGGACAAGATGCATCACTTTAGTAAGTGTGCATCACAATTATGGGAGAGGAGGGTGCATCAATATCGTATCCCTGAATACACAACACAAACCCAAAATGATACTTCATCTCGTTCAACTACGCATATTAGGTTACGTGTCATGCAAAAAGTATGGGTGTTACATAATTCACCCTTTAAAACACTTCGTTCCGAAGTTCAAAATAGAAGCTTTCATCAACATGGTTCTTTGACTTTTATATTTTGAGCATGTGTCTCATACTATAATATATAGAATCCCAAAAAGGTTCCCCAAATCTATCGTGAACATCTGTTAGGTACTTCTGAGCATTCGTCCAATATCGCATATATAGGAATTCCAGATCGTACCTCATACCCATGAATTCCAAAATAGTCCATCATTTCCCCAGGGTCATCGAACGTGATGCGAAAGCATTCGGATGCAAGTCTAACATTACCGAACAAACAACCTTCCATGTTTCCACTAGATGTGGGAGATAGCTCGCCTAACAACACATGTTCTCCATGACGGGTGAGGGATGATCAGTCCTTGTTTCCGCCACCTTTACAAATGGTTTTTCGCGTCACCAATTGTATATTGGATTGCCAATTAAGACCTGAAAAATTCACAGTGCTCAGTTAAGTCCAATACGATTTACAAAAGAATTGTCATAACAATTACGAATCTTCTTCACGTACTGCAGTTGGCCTACTCTTCCAACTTATCCTTTAATCTTTCCTTATTTATTGCCAAGAAATTTTTTGCAGTCGTGTTACAAGCTAACACTCACGAGTCCGACACGCGCAATCCTTTGTATTATCTCGGAACTTGTTGTGATATCATTAGTGACGCACAGAAAAATTTCGATTACAATGCCGCGTTTATAGCCAAACTTCTAACTATGCAGTATAATTGGCCGATCATCTTTTAGGTCTAAGTGATAAATTTTCACATGACTACCATATTTTGGGGCATTCCTTCTCTACTGTCCAAGACAATTTTTATGTAAGCAAGCCATTTTTTGTTACCGGCAGGCCTTGTTCTCTAAATGATTAGCTGCCATACGAGTTGTTATATCTCTACCAGTTATGGTATACTCCAAGTTTTTGCTTTTGTTTGGTACACCACTCATGACACGTCGTGGTTgcactttttttttaaaaattcctGAAAGTTGGATAAATTGTTATCGTCATTAATATGGTAGTATCTTGTTTGGGGTGTACCAAAATTCATATAAAATAAAACATCATTAACCATTGAGTTGGTACATCCAGTACTCCATCCGCATCGTTAGATTATTTTTGGGAACTAGATTCAGCCGTTCTACGGCTTGTTGCAACTTCATTTAGACTTACGGCTTGTTGCAGCTTCCTTTGGAAACATAGTCAATATCGGATTTCAGTGACATATCGAACGGGGATCGAGACATTATATTTCAGTGAATATCGGTGAAATATCGGAAAATATCGGTATCTCGGATAAACAGCGAAACTAATACTATCGGACGGTATCTAGGCCATCTCGGTGGAGATTAACTACATTGCTGCGGAGACCTCAAAACAGGTCCAGATCCAGTTCGTTTATATTTCCACTACATCTTTCTAAGCCGGAACGAATGGTTGGTTTCTGGTTCTAATCCAAATCATCGAAGAGTCAAACAGTCGCTAGAATCAAATTCAAAACAACCCACATAACTTCTCCAGTCCATTCTTGAACCAAAAAACCAGAAGAAAAATGGAAGAATTAGATTCCAACTATACCCTTGAaactccatcatcatcatcatatcagAATCGAATCAAGCTCAACGTTGGTGGTAAACTTTTCGAAACCACAGTCTCAACACTTCAATCAGGCGGTCCGGATTCACTCTTATCAGCTCTTTCTTCCCGAATTGATCCGAACCATAACCCTGTTTTCATAGATAGAGATCCAGAGATCTTCTCGACTCTTCTTTCTCTACTCCGATCGAATCATCTTCCTTCAACATATCGTCGGTATACTAAACAAGAATTATGTGAAGAAGCTGTTTATTACGGGAtcgaaaatcaattaaaatcagcGTTACTACCACCTTCGTTATCAGGAATCGATTGCTCGATTGTTGAAACGATAAAACCTGCCGCGGAGGGTTTTCCGAGTAGTTTTACAGCGGGAGCCGGAGATGGTTCAGTTTGGATTGCACATGGCGGTCAGATATCTGGTTACGACTGGAATTTGATACATACGGGGACTGTAAGAAGTCATTTTGAAGATATTACTTCGATTCGTCGAGTTTGGTCTGAAATAGTTGCTGTTGGGTCTGAAATTGATTCAGGTCTTCATTTGTATGATGTATCATGTGGTAAGCATGTAGGTGCTGTTGAATGGACTGATAAATCTGATCCAAGAATTTATAAGAGTCGCGTTTTCGCCATTACTGATTCTACTGACTCGATTTACGGTTCATTGAAATGTTCACATGGTGAAAATTGTGTTCTTCAGATTGATAAAAATACGCTTCAAGTGGTGTCGGAGATAGGTCGTCAATCTGGTAACTCAGCAAAGAGTTTTGTTCCTGGGAAACTGACGTATGTACCGCAACTCGGCATGATTGTTGGAAGTGCAGTGACTTGTGGCGCATTTGGGTATTCAGGGTACATTAGAATTTGGGATCCGAGGTCTGGTAATGAGGTTTGGGAGACGAATGAGCCGGGTTCCGGACGGAGCAGTAGGTTTGGGGATTCGTTTGCGGACGTGGATGTGGATGTCGACGAGTTAACGATGTCTAAAGTTTGTTCGAAATCAGGTGATGTCGCAATTGCGGATTTGCGGAAACTGACGGATGATCCATGGGTGTATTTGGAAGAAAAGAATGCTAGTTTGAGAAGCTCAAGAGGTGGTGGAGGTGAAGAAGGGGATAATATGGTGATTCATTGTTATAAGAAACAAGTGTTTATGAGTAGAGAAGGTGATTTAGAAGTATGGTCAAGTGTgaatgagaaagaagaagaagaagaaaacagggaaCTAGACAAATGGTATTATAGGAGGAACTATATGGACAATAGTACCAAGGAACATGAATTGAGTAGTAGTAAAGGGATTGTAAAGAGAATTGAAGGTGGTGGTGATAGATTATTTGTTAGCAGGGAAGGTGTTGAGGGAGTTGAAGTATGGGAAAGCTCGAATTTTTCCAAAAAAGTTGCAGTTTTATGATATCATCTAGATACATGTTGCATATTGAAATTGGGTTGTTGTTCAATTTTGTCAAAGTTTTCCTGCTGTTTATAATTTTAGAGATTGGGTTGTAGCTCAATGTTCTACAGTAACTGGCATGAACTACCTTATGGCACAGTGGCTTTGGCCTCCGGCTTAGTACTTGGGTGgggaatatgaatgtaaagagaAAAACGCAAACAAGATCGTTCCTATGAATCATATTCTAATTGCCATGGTAAGAAGATTACCACTCCTGTTTTTATGCTTTCTCATTTCACTATTCTTGTCAATTGCTACACTTGGAAAGTATCTATGTAAACGCTTTTGCCCCTAGATCGGCCTCTCTTACGCGAGTCTGGCGAAGAATTCAAAAACCCTCTGCTGCAGCTGAATCGGTTAATACCGTTACTCACTTGAATGACACGGTGGATTCTGCTTCTGACATTGACGTGGACATACCTCTTCCACCTGCATTCAAACTCTCATTAACAGAAACCGAACCTGTTGTGTGTGTGAAGAATCTGTTCTAATTACACCTTCCTCAACACAGCCTAAAAATCTTCAACCTCTACAATACCTTACAAACCTCAACCACAACCTATAAACCCAACTCAATCCCAACTTTACAGCTCACCCAAATCCCATTGTTCTGACATGTGTATTTCTAGCTCATCTCATTAACCCTCACACTCAACTTTTCAGCTCTCGTTCCACACAAAAAATCAACAGATCATAAAACGTATCCATATTCTTACATGGGTTATCGATGAAGTCAACGGACTCTTTGATATGGGTATCAGCTTCATGTCAATGCCTCAACATTCAAAAAGTTACTTGGCAATCAAGGTATCCAGTAATGGTGCCATTATAAAACCTGTACCATTCTGCCGTTGAAGATTATAACTGAAGAAGATGTTGTCGTTCAAAAGCTTGATAGTAATAGATGGATTTGGTGATGTTCCTATTCATGAACCTAAGCAAATATCCTTGCCACTTATATGTGGAAATGGGTTGGCAGACACTTTCATGGTGCAAAAACTGATGAAGTTATCTGCTCCGTCAGATTCTTCAACACCTCCCTACCCTCAAGGTTTTGAAACCATCTCACACTGAATTCTTAGATAATGCTAGCTTAAGCTATACTGAAGACTCACACCAACACATCATCCCAAAAAGAATGAAGTCTAAATGCAAAATACTTGGTGTTTATGTTATAGATTTGGATACCTTTCAACCCAGAACAAGAATAGCCAACACGATCAGGGGGCCTAATGTTTCTCAATGAGTTTGGAAATACCCACTTGGAATGTTAGACGTCTTAAATCCATTGATAGAAGACTTGTTGTCAAAAAGATGATATTAAACAAATTTGTGGCTATCATAATTTGGGTTGGACTTCCCAACAATCTGTTGGAAGTTCAGGTGGTATGCTAACTCTTTGGGACAAGGATTTTGTGGAAGTCACCGACTCTCTTGTTGGAGAATATACTTTTCTCATATCTTGTATCAAAAAAGTTGATAACTTTAAATGGGTTCTCACAAATGTGTATGGACCTAACAAACATGCAGAGAGAGATGATATTTGGGTTGAGCTTGACAATGCTTGCAGATATTGGGACCTCCCATGGTGTCTTGGTGGTGATTATAATGTCATCTCGAAGGGTGGTAAGAAGAAAGGGAGCAAAAAGATCACTAATGgcatgaattttttttctaaGTTCATAAACAATCATGACCTCGTTGATCTTCCTATGAAATGTGGCAGATACGCCCGGTCTAATGGCCAAGCCAAACCTGTCATGTCTAGGCTAAACAAATTCCTTATTTCTTCTTCCTTTGAAGCTCATTTTCCTTTTTCCTCTCAATTAGCTAAAGCTAGGCCCACTTATAATCATATTCAATTACTCCTAGATATCTCAGATCTTTCTTGGAGTCATAGTCCTTTTAGGTTTGAAGCTATGTGGTTCTTGGAGAATGGTTTCCTTTAATTATTGAAGGAGTGATGGCAGTCTTTCTGTTTTGCAGGTACACCTAGTACAGTCTTTTTAGATATTGGGACCTCCCATGGTGTCTTGGTGGTGATTTTAATGTCATCTCGAAGGGTGATAAAAAGAAAGGGAGCAAAAAGATCACTAATAGCATGAAAAACTTTTCTAAGTTCATAAACAATCATGATCTCATTGATCTTCCTATGAAATGTGCCAGTTACGCTTGGTCTAATGGCCAAGCCAAACCTGTCATGTCTAGGCTAGACAAATTCCTTATTTCTTCTTCCTTTGAAGCTCATTTTCCTTTTTCCTCTCAATTAGCTAAAGCTAGGCCCACTTATGATCATATTCAATTACTCCTAAATAACTCAGATCTTTCTTGGGGTCCTAGTCCTTTTTAGGTTTGAATCTATGTGGTTCTTGGAGAATGGTTTCCTTTAATTGTTGAAGGAGTGATGGCAGTCTTTCTGTTTTGCAGGTACACCTAGTACAGTCCTATGACTAAAGTTGAAGACACTTAAGCAGAAGTTGAAGACATGGAACAAGGAGGTGTTTGGTCTTACCAACATAAAACTGAACTTGATTCTAGCAGAAATCTAAGACATTGATGA
This portion of the Papaver somniferum cultivar HN1 chromosome 11, ASM357369v1, whole genome shotgun sequence genome encodes:
- the LOC113323604 gene encoding BTB/POZ domain-containing protein At3g09030-like — translated: MEELDSNYTLETPSSSSYQNRIKLNVGGKLFETTVSTLQSGGPDSLLSALSSRIDPNHNPVFIDRDPEIFSTLLSLLRSNHLPSTYRRYTKQELCEEAVYYGIENQLKSALLPPSLSGIDCSIVETIKPAAEGFPSSFTAGAGDGSVWIAHGGQISGYDWNLIHTGTVRSHFEDITSIRRVWSEIVAVGSEIDSGLHLYDVSCGKHVGAVEWTDKSDPRIYKSRVFAITDSTDSIYGSLKCSHGENCVLQIDKNTLQVVSEIGRQSGNSAKSFVPGKLTYVPQLGMIVGSAVTCGAFGYSGYIRIWDPRSGNEVWETNEPGSGRSSRFGDSFADVDVDVDELTMSKVCSKSGDVAIADLRKLTDDPWVYLEEKNASLRSSRGGGGEEGDNMVIHCYKKQVFMSREGDLEVWSSVNEKEEEEENRELDKWYYRRNYMDNSTKEHELSSSKGIVKRIEGGGDRLFVSREGVEGVEVWESSNFSKKVAVL